TCTTCAGCCACGGCATCTACCACACTAAATTGTTGGCCAACCGTTCATTCCACGGTTGGAGGTTGGCGCGCTCCGTCAGCTAAAGCCAAGGCACGCTGCACGTCTTCGGCTGAAACGCTGTCATTCTTGGTGGCCCGTGCCACAATGCCTTCTAGCTCTAACAAAGCATCGACAAGTTCGCGGCGCTGACTGCTCGATTCCTGTCGGGCTAGGTATTCAACCGCAGCGTTAGCCACCATCACCGCTTGTCGTGCTGAGCCTCGTTCTGCCAACCAGCGGGCTGTATCCAACAATTGTTCATCCAGTGGCACGCTTTGGTCTGAGGCGGTCCAATCGGCCGCTGAAACCATATTTGTCCACTGACCCCACTGGTTCCGCACCGCGCCGCGAGCACCGGTTCCATAAACCACCGCACCGACGACTAGCACCCCACCCATTAAGTACATGCCCACCGTAAGACTTGGTCGTACCAAAACAGGGATCAGGGCACCTACCACCCACATGAGCTGTAATCGAACCTCAAGACGAGCAAAGGTCCGGCCCCGTTCAGCGTCGGGCGCTTCGCGCTGCACCAACGAGTCGAAACTTTGGCGACCCACGTTGGCGGCCATGCCCAGGGCAAAGGAAGCTAACGTCAAACTCGCTATTACCAGGCCTTTCGGCACCACTAGCGCCACCGTCGCTGGCAAAATTAATGCAGCTTCAATAATGCGTTCTTCAATTAACAAGCGTCGTAAACCTGGCGCCACGAAAGTTGCCAACAATCCACCCAGGCCACCGACCACCGCCACCAAGCCGAATACCAAAGTCGCTTCGCCCAGGGCTTTCAGGGTGAAGGCAACAAAGAACGAGAAATATCCAACGGCACCCCGCAAGAGCGCCATGGATGAAACGCCTAGCACCAAGGCCGGCGAGCGGAGCTCACGTTCTTCCACAATTCGAGTGCCGAGCAGCCGCAGAACGGCTTGTGGCTTAGGAATATTGAGTGCCATTAGCAGCGCTAGAAAGTACGATACCGCGCCAACCAGCAACACTGCCGGGCCGCCAAATAGCGTGAGAATCCCTCCGGCGATACCGCCCCCGATGGCACCCGACACCACCGAAACACGAGACAAAACAGCGTTGTTTTCAACTAGTTGTTCCGGGGCGTCAACCAAGCGAGGAACCAAGGCGCTTTTAGCCACTGAATGTGTCTTGTTCAACACGAGAATCGAAAACGCCAGCGGGTATAACGCTAAACTTCGAAGCTGGAATGATAGCGCTAAACACAAAAGGGCTCGGCCTACACACGCTAAGGCAATTACGGCTCGATGTCCGCCTCGAACCCGGTCAACAACGGGGCCTAACAACGGCGCTACCACGGCAAACGGGGCCATGGTGAGTACCAAGTAAAGAATTATGCGTGGGCGGGCAGCGTCAATCGATAGGTTAAAGAACAAAGAGCCCGCCAAAGACACCGCTACGAAAGCGTCGGCCGCTGAGCTAAAGGCCGTGGTTTGAGCGAGGCGTGCTAACGACGGTGGCCCAAAAGCTCTTTTGGCTAAGTTGGCATTCCGCACGGCAACACTTTCATGGCGCTATAAACTGCTAAGTTCTTCACACTATTCAATACAGGGAGACGCGCCTTGAGCTCATTAGCTAAAGAGTTTAAAGACTTCATCAACCGCGGCAACGTGGTTGATTTGGCGGTAGCGGTGGTTATCGGTGCTGCATTTGGTGCCATTATCGACTCGTTCGTAGATGACATCCTAATGCAGATCATTGCTGCCATTGGTGGCCAACCCGACTTTAAGACGCTCACCATCGACATTGGTGATGGCCATATTCGGTATGGACTCTTCCTGAATGCCCTAGTGAGCTTTTTAATAATCTCTATGGCCGTGTTCTTAGTGGTGAAAGCCCTCAACCGGCTGCAGCGGGCTCGCCGCAGTGAAGAAGTGCCCGAACCCGATGAGCCACTTACCCAAGATCAGCAACTTCTGACCGAAATTCGCGATCTGCTGGCCAAAGACAACGACTAGCACTCTCTTTTGCTACCAGCTAGTGCCATTTTCGGCCTGACTGGTAGCAAATCATTTTCCCATCGGGCGAAGTTTCGCTGTTTCGCGTGCGTGACGCTCGGGTGCGTGACATTCGCGTGCGTGACGCTTTTCCCTGGCGTTCAGTGTGACTGCAGATAGCGTTGCTGGGAAGCCTTAATTTCTTTCCAGGCGGCGTCCACGTTGTCCCAGTCGCGAACGTCGGTGTATTTGCGCGGCTCCAACGCCTTATAAACCTTAAAGAAGTGGCCAATCTCAGCGATTAAGAACGGGCCAATATCTTCCAGATCGTTGATGTGCTCATACCTAGGATCAAAGGCAGGCACACACAAAATTTTAGCGTCAGGTCCGGCTTCGTCCCGCATCCAAAACACCCCAATCGGTCGCGCCTGCACGTGAACCCCAGGGAAAGTAGGTTCATCAAGAATCACTAAGGCATCAAGAGGATCACCATCTTCGGCCAATGTGTCCGGCACAAAGCCATAGTCAGAGGGGTACCTCATCGCAGTGAACAGATGGCGGTCTAACCACACCTCACCCGTTTCGTGGTTGATCTCGTACTTGTTCCTTGAGCCCTGAGGAATCTCAATCACAACCTCAATAGTTTCCACCTCGGTATCCGGTTCTGCTCCGGCTTCTGGCACTTGAGATGCGTCGGTTGCGTTGTTTGCTTCTTCGGTCACTACCAATTACTCCTCAAAATCTGTTTCGTTAGGAACACCAATCACGGCTGGCGGTGTGGGTTCCAAGGTTTGTCGCAATGCTAAGAGCGCTTTTGAGCGATGCGAAATAGTGTTCTTTTCGGTGGGGCTCATTTCCGCGTACGTGCGGCCTTCAAGCTCATCGGGTTCAAAAACCGGGTCATAGCCGAAACCGTTCGCCCCTTTGGGTGCCACTGAAATTACGCCGTTTGAAACCCCTTGGGCCAATCGTTCCGTACCGTCGGGCTCTAACAAAACCAATACCGTGCGGAAACGAGCACGGCGCTGCGAAGGACGCATGGCCCCAATCTGCTCCAGGGCCGACAACAATTGTTGTGTGTTAGCGACATCAACATCGTCGGGGGCTGGTGCATCGGGGTTGGCCAAAGCCGCGAAATAGGCGCTGTCAACGCCGGGACCTCCATGCAAGGCCTCAACTTCCAACCCGGTATCGTCGGCCAAAGCAGCCATGCCAGTGGCTCGGCTTATGGCGTGCGCTTTGAGTCGAGCGTTTCCCAACAACGTGCCAGCATTTTCTTCAATGTCGGGAACGCTCTGTGGTCTTGGCACAACCCGAAAGTAGCCGCGTAACATTTCTTCAAACTCGCGGGCCTTGCCACGATTTGCCGTAGCTAGAACCAGAACCGGCAGTGATTCGCGGTTGGGTGACATGGTGTTTACCTCGGTTCTGGTGGCGTGGCAACCAAATCGCGTTGCAGCTTCACAATTTCACCAATACCCGTTTCAGCCAGGCCCAACAGTGCATCTAGCTCGCCACGGCTGAACGGTTCACCCTCGGCCGTGCCTTGTACCTCGATGAGCCCGCCTGATCCGGTCATGACCACGTTCATATCAACATCGGCCGCCACGTCTTCGACATAGGGAAGATCAAGTCGGGGCTGACCATCGATAATGCCGACCGAAATGGCACCGCATTGGTCGACAACCGGGTGTGTTTGAAGTTTTCCGGCCGTCATAAGCCGAGTGCAAGCGTCGTGCAAAGCCACCCAGGCACCACAAATTGATGCCGTTCGAGTGCCTCCATCGGCTTGAAGCACATCGCAGTCGAGCAGAATCTGGCGCTCCCCCAAAGCGTGCATATTGGTTACAGCCCGCAACGAACGACCAATTAAGCGCTGGATTTCCTGGGTTCTTCCCGAAGGTTTGCCAGCCGAAACCTCACGCCGTACTCGTTCCGGGCTTGAACCGGGCAGCATCGAGTATTCAGCTGTCACCCAGCCTTTGCCCGAGCCTCGCATCCAACGTGGCACGTCTTCATCAACCGAAGCCGTGCACAAGACTCGAGTGTTTCCAAACGAAACCAGCACCGACCCGGCCGACATCTGGGTGAAGTCACGCTGGAAAGTTATGGGGCGAAGCTGATTCGATGAGCGCCCATCGGGGCGTGAGCTACTGGTTTTTGAAGGCGAGTTAGAGGCGTTGCTATCCACGCTCTCAATGCTAGGTGCCAGAGGGCAGCGCCACCGGTTCCACATAGGTGATTTCTGGCCCGAGTAGCTGTTGACCGATTTGTCGGAACCACTCCACGTCACCGGTGGAGTAGAAACGATGGTTCACGGTCACCTTATCTGGAGGTGCGGCCAGGTCGGAACCATCAGAATTTCCATCTTCTAACAAGCGCCGAATTTCAAAACCCGTTTCGTCTGCTGATGACACTAAGGTCACCTCTCGTCCTACGGCATCGCTGATGGCCCGGGCCAAGAATGGGTAGTGCGTGCATCCCAAAAGTAAGGTGTCAACCTCGGCCTCCCTAATCGGCGCCAGCATACGCTCGGCCAAAATCTGAACCTCATCCGAGTGGGTGTCGCCGCGTTCCACAAACTCAACGAAACCTGGACACGCCGCGATCGTAGTTTCAACGGGCGATCCGGTGGCCGCCAATGCTCGTTGGTAGGCGCCAGAACGTACAGTGCCCACAGTTCCAATCACACCTACTCTGCCGGTGGCGGTGGCCCGAACCAACGACCGAACCCCGGGTTCGATTACGCCTATCACCGGTACTGTTACCAGCTCACGCAGGTACTCAAGGGCAGCCGCGGCCGCGGTGTTGCATGCCACGACCACCATTTTCACATCGGCTTCTTCGACCAGATAACGAGTAATTTCCACCGCATAATCTCGCACCTCGGAAAGAGGTTTTGAACCGTAGGGATATCGCCCAGTGTCGCCGAAATACACCAGATCCTCGTTGGGCAAAAGGTCGATAACGGCTCTGGCGACCGTTAGGCCACCAAAACCGCTATCAAACATGCCTATGGGGCGGGAATCCACCCTATGAATTTACCCGACTGGCGTTAATTCCAAGGTTCGTTTTATTTGGGAAGTTCGTTCCACGGACCTTTGTCGGCACGTGGTTCCTTGGGAAGACCCAGAACACGTTCGCCAATAATGTTGTGCTGAACCTCGGAAGTACCAGCATAAATCGTGCCAGGCCTTGCACCATAGAAGGAGCGAATGGCTTGAGCACTCGACATTTCGCCGCCCGAGAACACACCGATCGAGGAACCGGAAACGTCGCCGCTTTCAATCAAAGCGTCGGCCCCCAAAATATCAATGGCCAACTCGGTGACTTTCTTGTGATATTCACTGTGATACAGCTTGATAATTGAAGAGCCGGGCCCTGGTTCGCGACCACTCAAGGAGCGGGTGAGGGTTTGCATGCCCAAATACCGCATCACCTGCACCTTGCTATAGGCCCAGGCCAGCCGCTGGCGAATTAGTGGATCGCTGGCCGCACCCTTCTTCTTAGCCATTTCGATAATGGCGTCAAGCTCGGCTTGGTAGCCGATGGAAAGAGTGGTTGAACTGCCACCACGCTCAAAGCCCAACAAAGTGTTAGCGACCGTCCAGCCGTTGTTCACCTCGCCCACCACGTTCTCTTTAGCGGTACGGGCATCAGTGAAGAACACCTCGTTGAAGAGGGCTTCGCCGGTCATCTCTTTAATGGGTCGAACTTCGATGCCTGGCTGGGTCATGGGAATGAGCAGGAACGAAATACCGGCGTGCTTAGAAGCCGTCGGGTCGGTTCTGGCTAGGGTGAAAATCCAGTCGGCGGTGTGACCTGAAGACGTCCAAATCTTTTGGCCATTTACCACCCATTCATCACCGTCAAGCACGGCCCGAGTGGCAATATTGGCCAAGTCACTTCCAGCGTTTGGTTCCGAATAACCCTGACACCATTTATCTTCGGCCGAAATGATGCGTGGCAAGAAATGACGTTTCTGTTCTTCGGTGCCCCACACGATGATGGTTGGGCCCACCATGCCAATTCCGAAACCATCATTACCGGTTTGCGTTGGCACTTTGGCTTTGGCGAACTCTTCGTTAAGCACCACCTGCTCGATGGGGCTGAGGCCCGCACCGCCGTATTCCTTAGGCCAAGCTACGGCCAACAGGTTGTTCTTAGCTAGCGTCTGTCGCCATTCGTCAGTCCACGGACCACGCTCAGACTCTGGTAAGGCACCCACGCCTTGCCAGTTGGCAGGCAGATTGTCCGATAAAAAACTACGAATTACTTGGCGATAATTCTCGGCTTCTTGGTTATAAGTAGGATCCACAAAGGCCCCCCGGCGAAAGCGGCGCGCTCTTTTAGCACGCTCCCCTGTGGCTGTCCACGTTACGCTACAGGTGCCTCTACGCGCAGCTTAGAAGTAGATGATCTTCTCAGCGCGTTGTACGACTTCGTCGATTGGGTCGGTCCAAGCTCCGGTTGACATGTATTTCCAGCCGCCATCAGCAGCAATTACGGCGATGGTTCCCGAGTCGATCGTGGCGGCTACCTTGGCGGCTCCGGCCATGGCCGCACCAGCCGATATCCCTACAAAAAGCCCTAACTCGCCCAGCTTTCGAACCCATTCAATTGATTCTTGAGGGCGCACGATACGCTTGCCGTCGAGCAATTCGGTGCCACCCCATTTCTCATAAATGGGCGGGATGTAACCGTCATCAAGGTTGCGCAAGCCTTCTACTTGCTCGCCCGCCGGTGGCTCTACTGCCAAAACTTTAATGCCAGAGTTTTGTTCTTTCAGGTAGGTACCCACCCCCATTAGCGTGCCCGAAGTGCCTAGCCCCGCTACGAAATGGGTTAGGTCGGGCAGGTCAGCCAGAATTTCTGGTCCGGTGCTGTCGTAGTGGGCCTGGGGGTTGGCGTGGTTGGCGTATTGATACAGGAAGGCCCATTCGGGATGTTCATCGGCCAGTTTCATGGCCGCTCGCACCGCGCCGTTCGAGCCTTCTCCGCCGGGGGTTGAGATTATTTCGGCGCCGTAAATTTCAAGGAGCTGACGGCGCTCCACCGACACGCTTTCAGGCAGCACAATGGTGATCGGATAACCTTTAATTCGCGCAATGGCCGCTAATGCAATGCCTGTATTTCCCGAAGACGGTTCGATGATGCGCTGGCCGGGGGCCAAGGTACCATCGGCCTCGGCGGTTTCGATCATCGATTTCGCGATGCGATCTTTCACCGAACCGAACGGGTTCTGACCTTCTAGCTTTATGAAGATTCGGGCTTTCGGATTGGGGCTTAGGGAGGTGACCTCGACCACCGGCGTGTTCCCAATTAACCCGAGAACCGAGGAATACACAGCCATAACCCAATCTCCCTAAATCGCCTTTGAGGATTGTTGACAAAAGCAGTAGGGATTCTACCGAGGTTGAGGACGAATCTCCTCCTCGGTGATGATTCCTTCTTCTATCCGGTAGCTCCGAAGCGCTGGTTCCGACTCACGCAACGACACAATTAGGTAATGCCAACCAGGGTCGGGGGCTTGGGCCACGTCGGTTGGTGAAGGATAAGCGGTGGTGTGGGTGTGGCTGTGCATGACCCCGATAATTTCAAGGCCTTGTTCTTCTGCTACACGGTCGGCCTTTAAGTGGTCGAGTGGTGCGACGGTATAAACCTTGGATGAGTTGGCGGCGTTTGCCGTGGGATAAAAACTGGAGACTTCGCTGGTGGCGGGATTGCCTATTAGCAGGCCACAAGCTTCGTTAGGAAGCCCGTCAAAGGCATGGGCCACCATCTCTGTTAATACTTCGGGGGGAACAAACAGCATGGTTGCGACTTTAGTGCAGCCGGGTTGCAACAACGGTTTGGCGAAACCTTTCGTTAGCGGTCAAGGCGAGCAGCTTCGAGAAGGGCGACTAGCCTATAGACCCATGGCTACGCCGAAGAAGAAGCCCCAAGGCAACAAGAACGGAATTTTGGTGGTAGCCAAGAACCGCCGCGCTTATCGCGATTATGAAATTTTGGAAACCGTGGAAGCCGGTTTGGTGCTACGCGGTTCCGAGGTGAAGTCACTGCGCGACGCCAAGGTGCAGCTGGCCGAAGGGTTTGGACGCATTTCTAATGGCGAAGCTTGGCTACATTCGGTGCACATTTCGCCCTGGCTTAGCACGGGATTGCACGACCGGATCGACCCGGAACGTCGACGGAAACTGCTCTTGAACAAGCACGAAATTGTGCGGTTAGGTGCCCGGTTAGACCAAGAACATCTCACATTGGTGCCGTTATCGATTTATTTCAAAGATGGACGAGCCAAGGTTGAAATGGGCTTGGCGCGGGGTCGTAAAGAGTGGGACAAACGCCAAGTGATTGCTGAACGAGATGCTACCCGAGAGGCCCAGGCCGCCATTAGCCGTTCGAAATTTGGCTGAGCCATATGATGGCCACCCGACCTATCGAGCAATTCGGGCCTAACTGCCATCTCGGCTCTACCTGCCGACTCGGACCATCGGTTCAGACCTATCGGTTCGGACCATCAGTAGTTTGCCCGTTGATTTGGCTTACAAACCGGGTAGTATAGATGAGCTAGCAATAGCGCTTTGGCAGGTTTCCGTGCAGGCCTTGGCAACATTGCGAGTTTGTTTTTTGACACCCGCACCAAAGTTTTCAAAGAGATTTGATCGCTATGGGGGCGGGCCCGATATGGGGCTGATCGGTTTCGACGTGAAGCTCGGAAGTCGGACGTGCGACCGGAGTTGCTCAGACTCCCTAAACGGGGCAACCAAAATAGAGGCCAATTCTGATGACCTCGCTCTCGCTGCGTAATCGTTAGATTAAGTATCGAGGCAAATCGCGACCGGTAACGGTACGCGGGGCCAGTTCACTGCAGCCCGGCAACAGAAGCAGTGGAGGACAGCTGGGAGAGACCGCTGACGGTGCGAAAGACCACTGACATTGGGGAAAGACCCAGCGGAAGATCTTCGGATCTAGCCGATTCGACGGTGTGGTAGCCGCTAAAGCCACAATTCGGAAATGGTCGTATCGCGGTCGGTGACCACTTGACGGACGCGGGTTCAATTCCCGCCAGCTCCACTACAAATGTGTCAAGGGTGGGAAGGTGTGATTCACCTTCCCACCCAACGCGTCTGCCAGCCGATCTTGTAGTGACTTTGTCGCGCTATGCGTAGAAAACTCACTACAAGATCCACAGCAGCCGAGCGCCAAGAACCTGGGCCCAGCGCCAAGAACCTAGGCGTGGCAGATTATGGCAGTGTCAGGGTTCGGGTTTGGCGATCACCATTACTGGCAACGGCCACCACGTAGTACGTCTGAGAATCTCCTCCGCAGGGGCCAGGCACTTCCATCGAACCATTGGCAGGGCCACTGTCGTAAAGCCCGCCAGGATATGCGATTGAGATTTCAACGCCAGTGGCGTTCTCGCTTTGCCAGGTCAAAGTTACCGTGTCTGGGCAGTTCACCGGCGATGCTGTTAGAGATGTCACTTGGGGGCCCGATGGTAACGCCGGCACGGTGGTGGGCGTAGAAGCGGGCGGAGCGGGCGGTCGAGGCAGCGTGTCAGACGTTGAAGAGCCGGAGGAAGGTTCGACCGGTTTATCGGGCGTCGATTCATCGCCGGAGTCGTTGTCAGGTTCGAGAGCTCCAGACGTCTTTTCATCAGCGTCCTTGTCCTGGTCCGCGTCCTTGTCGACCGTGACCGAAGCCTCGGTTTCAGAGGTGCTGTTCGTATTAGCCTCTGCGTCGTGTTTTTCGTCGTTAGATGAGCGGAACATCAACCAACCGCCAATCAATAAAAGCACAATGACCAGGGCAGCAGCCGCGCCTCGTTTTTGGCTTGAGTCAAAATTCATCACGCATTCATAGCACGTTCAAAGCTGGCAAGGTTCGGGAGTTGAGAAACATTTGCCGACCCTCTTCGAGGGACCCAGCGTTGCTGGCCAATTGATGCCCGAATTGCCGACCAACTAGTGAAGACTCAAAGGTTCTTCAGTAGTTTTGATACCACCACGGCCAAGAGCGTTGACCCCTGAGTTTTCGGGCCGCTAGCTGAGCTATCCGACCCCCGCTTCTACAGCTGCATCGGCACTGGGTAAGGCCATCATCGGTGGGTAGGGTGACCATATGCGAACGTTTCTGATTATCCTTATCGTTCTTTTTCTCCTGGGCGCACGCGGCGGAATCGGCTTCCGTCGTCGCTAGGTTCCGGGCCGACGGGCACCCGCTCGACGCAGTGCTCGAGTGGCAAGCCAGGGGCGCAAAGTGGATTCACCTAGTCGATCTCGATGCGGCCTTCGATCGCGGTTTCAATACGGAACTACTTGCCTCCGTTATTGGACAGCTAGATATCGAGGTACACCTCTCCGGCGGAGTTGTTGACAACGTCTCTGTGCAACGCGCCCTATCCACTGGCTGCTCTCGAATATTTCTCGAAGGTTCAATAGTAGGCAAAGAACTTTATGATGGCCGGTTCACCTTCGCCGAGGCCCTCGAAGCCGTGCAGTAACTCACCTTTTTGAGTTGATGTCATGGGGCGGTCAGCACCCAGATCGTTATAGGAGCATCAAGCCGAAGAGTTAGAACGCTTCCCTCCCGCAGATTTCCCTGTTCATCGTGCGGGCTAGGTAAACCGAACTGTTCAGCCGCGGCCTCCCAATCGACCATCTTGCCGTCGGCCGTCGTAGGCATCTCGGCGCCCACCGGCGCTCGCAGGTTGAACATTGCTTCGGTACCGTCTGCAAAATCTAACCCCACAGATCGCAGGCTCATTCCTTCTAGGTCAGGGGCTCGATGAGTCGGGACACCGTTCTCGTCCAGCGATTCAAGATAGGTTGCGCGTTCTGCGCTAAACCCAAGCTCCCGCAGTTCTTTCACCGCAGCGTCGGCATCGAAACCTGGGGCGTCTAAGTTCGGAGAAATATCGACCCAATCGCCTTTGGGGATAACAACAAACATTGCTTCAGCGGTTGAGGGTGAACGGCCTACATCCAGTACCACCAACCCCACCACAAGTAGTAGTCCAGCTATCAGGGCAGCACCCACGGTGTAGGGCGAACGCCAACGACTAGCACGAAAACCGTGCGCAGAACTAGTGGTTTCTAGAGACATGCGAACCTCATTGATTAGGCCCTGGCCAATTCTTTCGGTGTCAGCCGGGGTAAGAGTAGTTAGTACCGGGTGATGAGGAAAAACGTTCATCATTAGTCCTTCGATGTGGGTGGCAGTTGTGGAATCGGCGCCAGAGGTTGACTTATCGCCAGGCGGTTTCGAGCTCGGTTGAGGCGTGACTTCACCGTTCCTGGCGGGATACCCAGCGCCAACGCCACCTCAGAAGTAGAAAGCCCTTCCCAGGTGGACAGCACTAGAACGTCGAATTCTTTGGGAGGCAGGCGTGGTATCTGCTCGAGGATTTGGCGGGCTTCTGTGGCAGCCTCCACTTGCTCTC
This is a stretch of genomic DNA from Acidimicrobiia bacterium. It encodes these proteins:
- a CDS encoding MFS transporter; the encoded protein is MRNANLAKRAFGPPSLARLAQTTAFSSAADAFVAVSLAGSLFFNLSIDAARPRIILYLVLTMAPFAVVAPLLGPVVDRVRGGHRAVIALACVGRALLCLALSFQLRSLALYPLAFSILVLNKTHSVAKSALVPRLVDAPEQLVENNAVLSRVSVVSGAIGGGIAGGILTLFGGPAVLLVGAVSYFLALLMALNIPKPQAVLRLLGTRIVEERELRSPALVLGVSSMALLRGAVGYFSFFVAFTLKALGEATLVFGLVAVVGGLGGLLATFVAPGLRRLLIEERIIEAALILPATVALVVPKGLVIASLTLASFALGMAANVGRQSFDSLVQREAPDAERGRTFARLEVRLQLMWVVGALIPVLVRPSLTVGMYLMGGVLVVGAVVYGTGARGAVRNQWGQWTNMVSAADWTASDQSVPLDEQLLDTARWLAERGSARQAVMVANAAVEYLARQESSSQRRELVDALLELEGIVARATKNDSVSAEDVQRALALADGARQPPTVE
- the mscL gene encoding large conductance mechanosensitive channel protein MscL, with amino-acid sequence MSSLAKEFKDFINRGNVVDLAVAVVIGAAFGAIIDSFVDDILMQIIAAIGGQPDFKTLTIDIGDGHIRYGLFLNALVSFLIISMAVFLVVKALNRLQRARRSEEVPEPDEPLTQDQQLLTEIRDLLAKDND
- a CDS encoding inorganic diphosphatase, yielding MEVVIEIPQGSRNKYEINHETGEVWLDRHLFTAMRYPSDYGFVPDTLAEDGDPLDALVILDEPTFPGVHVQARPIGVFWMRDEAGPDAKILCVPAFDPRYEHINDLEDIGPFLIAEIGHFFKVYKALEPRKYTDVRDWDNVDAAWKEIKASQQRYLQSH
- the rdgB gene encoding RdgB/HAM1 family non-canonical purine NTP pyrophosphatase, with the protein product MSPNRESLPVLVLATANRGKAREFEEMLRGYFRVVPRPQSVPDIEENAGTLLGNARLKAHAISRATGMAALADDTGLEVEALHGGPGVDSAYFAALANPDAPAPDDVDVANTQQLLSALEQIGAMRPSQRRARFRTVLVLLEPDGTERLAQGVSNGVISVAPKGANGFGYDPVFEPDELEGRTYAEMSPTEKNTISHRSKALLALRQTLEPTPPAVIGVPNETDFEE
- the rph gene encoding ribonuclease PH, translated to MDSNASNSPSKTSSSRPDGRSSNQLRPITFQRDFTQMSAGSVLVSFGNTRVLCTASVDEDVPRWMRGSGKGWVTAEYSMLPGSSPERVRREVSAGKPSGRTQEIQRLIGRSLRAVTNMHALGERQILLDCDVLQADGGTRTASICGAWVALHDACTRLMTAGKLQTHPVVDQCGAISVGIIDGQPRLDLPYVEDVAADVDMNVVMTGSGGLIEVQGTAEGEPFSRGELDALLGLAETGIGEIVKLQRDLVATPPEPR
- the murI gene encoding glutamate racemase; the encoded protein is MDSRPIGMFDSGFGGLTVARAVIDLLPNEDLVYFGDTGRYPYGSKPLSEVRDYAVEITRYLVEEADVKMVVVACNTAAAAALEYLRELVTVPVIGVIEPGVRSLVRATATGRVGVIGTVGTVRSGAYQRALAATGSPVETTIAACPGFVEFVERGDTHSDEVQILAERMLAPIREAEVDTLLLGCTHYPFLARAISDAVGREVTLVSSADETGFEIRRLLEDGNSDGSDLAAPPDKVTVNHRFYSTGDVEWFRQIGQQLLGPEITYVEPVALPSGT
- a CDS encoding acyl-CoA dehydrogenase family protein, with amino-acid sequence MDPTYNQEAENYRQVIRSFLSDNLPANWQGVGALPESERGPWTDEWRQTLAKNNLLAVAWPKEYGGAGLSPIEQVVLNEEFAKAKVPTQTGNDGFGIGMVGPTIIVWGTEEQKRHFLPRIISAEDKWCQGYSEPNAGSDLANIATRAVLDGDEWVVNGQKIWTSSGHTADWIFTLARTDPTASKHAGISFLLIPMTQPGIEVRPIKEMTGEALFNEVFFTDARTAKENVVGEVNNGWTVANTLLGFERGGSSTTLSIGYQAELDAIIEMAKKKGAASDPLIRQRLAWAYSKVQVMRYLGMQTLTRSLSGREPGPGSSIIKLYHSEYHKKVTELAIDILGADALIESGDVSGSSIGVFSGGEMSSAQAIRSFYGARPGTIYAGTSEVQHNIIGERVLGLPKEPRADKGPWNELPK
- a CDS encoding PLP-dependent cysteine synthase family protein, whose protein sequence is MAVYSSVLGLIGNTPVVEVTSLSPNPKARIFIKLEGQNPFGSVKDRIAKSMIETAEADGTLAPGQRIIEPSSGNTGIALAAIARIKGYPITIVLPESVSVERRQLLEIYGAEIISTPGGEGSNGAVRAAMKLADEHPEWAFLYQYANHANPQAHYDSTGPEILADLPDLTHFVAGLGTSGTLMGVGTYLKEQNSGIKVLAVEPPAGEQVEGLRNLDDGYIPPIYEKWGGTELLDGKRIVRPQESIEWVRKLGELGLFVGISAGAAMAGAAKVAATIDSGTIAVIAADGGWKYMSTGAWTDPIDEVVQRAEKIIYF
- a CDS encoding M67 family metallopeptidase, coding for MLFVPPEVLTEMVAHAFDGLPNEACGLLIGNPATSEVSSFYPTANAANSSKVYTVAPLDHLKADRVAEEQGLEIIGVMHSHTHTTAYPSPTDVAQAPDPGWHYLIVSLRESEPALRSYRIEEGIITEEEIRPQPR
- the smpB gene encoding SsrA-binding protein SmpB, whose protein sequence is MATPKKKPQGNKNGILVVAKNRRAYRDYEILETVEAGLVLRGSEVKSLRDAKVQLAEGFGRISNGEAWLHSVHISPWLSTGLHDRIDPERRRKLLLNKHEIVRLGARLDQEHLTLVPLSIYFKDGRAKVEMGLARGRKEWDKRQVIAERDATREAQAAISRSKFG